A stretch of DNA from Actinomycetota bacterium:
CGCCGCATCCACGAGGCGGAGGAAGCGAGCCGTGTCGAGCTCTGCCGCGAGCCGGAGCCGGGATTCGCCGAGCAGATCTGGTGGTGGGCGAAGGGCGAGCCGCTCGAGGAGGTCCTCGCGATGGGGGAGCTGTCGGCGGGGGACTTCGTTCGCACCACCAAGCAGGTCTGGGATCTGCTGCGTCAGCTGGCCGAGGTGGCGCCGTCCGAAGACCTCTCCGCCCGATGCCGGAATGCCGCCCGGGCCGTCTATCGCGGGGTCGTCGCCTACAGCGGCGCGATCTGAGCATTTCGACGACGGGCGCCGCTGCTCTACAGTGGGCGCCGTGCCGGAGTCGCTCGACGCGCTGAAGACGCTGCTACCCGACGGGGCCGTCTCGACGGACCCCGAGGATCTCGCCGCTCACGCCTACGACTGGTGGCCGCTGGCGCTCCTGCGGTTCCGCAGGGGCGAAACCATGACGCTGCCGTCGGCCGTCGTCCGCCCGCGCTCTACCGAGGAGGTCGCCGCGGTGCTGCGGTGGGCACGGGAAACCAAAACCGCGGTCGTTCCGTTCGGCGGGGGCTCGGGGGTGTCGGGGGGTGCCGAAGCCGTAGCCGGCGCGATCGCGCTCGACACCAGGTCGATGGATCGTGTGCTCGCCGTCGACCGGCAGGCCCTGACCGTTACGGCGCAAACCGGGATCATGGGGCGGGCGCTCGAGGAGCATCTCGCGGGGCTCGGCCTTACCCTCGGCCACTTCCCCCAATCGATCGACATCTCGACGCTCGGCGGATGGATCTCGGCGCGATCGGCGGGACAGAAGTCGGCGCGCTACGGCCGGCTCGAGGACATGATCCTCGGGCTCGAGGTCGTCCTTCCGGGCGGCAGAGTCGTGCGCACCAGGCCGATCCCGGCGACGGCCGCGGGCCCCGACCTCGCCCGGCTGTTCGTGGGGAGCGAAGGCACGCTCGGCGTCGTCACGGAGGCGACCCTCGCGATCCGCCCCGCGCCGAGCGTGGTCACGCACGGTGCGTACGCGTTCGACTCGTTCGCCGTCGGCCTCGATGCCGTGCGGCGCGTGGCACGCGAGGAGCTCCGCCCCGCCGTGATGCGCCTCTACGACGAAACCGACGTGGGGATCGCGTTCCGGGACGCGGCCGACCGTCCCGAGGGCGCGCTGTTGGTCTTGCGGTTCGAGGGCGACGATCTCGCCGACGCCGAGGAACAGGCCATCCGGAAGATCGTCGCGGGAGCGGGCGGTCGCGACCTCGGGCCGGCGCTCGCCGAGCGATGGTGGGAGCACCGCAACGACGCCGTCGCGACGTTCCGCCAGATCATGCTGAACGAGATGCTCGGGCCGGTGGCGGCCGCGGACACGATGGAGATCGCCGGCCTATGGCCGGTGGACCCGCTATACGCATCCGTCCGCGACGCCCTCGGGGCGCACGCCGACGTGGTCGGGTGTCACGCATCCCATGTGTACCCGCAGGGCACCTGCCTCTACTTCACGTTCGTGTTCGTCGGCTCCACCGACGAGGGCGCGCTCGAGGCGCGCTACCGTGCGGCGTGGAACGCCGCCGCGGCCGCGGCGCTCGGCGCAGGCGCGACCGTGACACATCACCACGGCGTCGGGCTGCTCAAAGCCGAGTGGCTGCGTGAGGAGCTCGGTGAAGGATTCGAGCTTCTCCGCGCGATCAAGCGCACGCTCGATCCCGAGGGGCTCATGAACCCCGGCAAGCTCGGTCTCTAGCCGAACGTCGCGACCCGTCCGCGCCGATCGTCATCCTTGACGACGGCCGCGCGAAGCACCATCCTCGCGGCAGGAGCTCAGCATCGAACAGCGAGCGAACTCCTCCCTTCGCCTCTTCCCACCTCTTCCCGCTTCCCGTGAGCCGGATCGACTCCTCGGAGGTGGGCATGACGCTCAAGATCAGACGAACGCTGGTGGTCGGAGCCGTCGTGGCGGCGTGTCTCGGGCTCAACGCGCAACCGAGCCTCGCGTCGCATCAGCCGCTCAGCCACGTGAAAGGAACCTTTCCGTCGCACGGCTTCCTGTGGCTCGACGATCTGAGCTTCAGCGCGTCCACGCTGTTCGTGTACTCGGAGAAGTGCAAGCCGGCGGAGGCGAGCGCGTGGAGCAAGGTGAAGTCCGGGCTTCCCGGCGGTGCGACCGAGTTCAAGGGCGCGTGGAAGGGCGGCATCTCCTTCTACGCCTACGCCTGCTCGGGGACGGTCACCAACTACACCGACATCCTGCTCGACTACATGACGGCCAGCGCCTGGGCGAGCGCCGGTCACGGCAACTACGGAGGCCATCATCACTACAGCCTCGGGTCGAGCAGCTGGTGCGCGATCTGGGGGGTGTCGTATCCCTGCGGCTACCACATCAGCCGTATCCACATCAACGAGCCGCGCTTCGAGACCTATTCGTCCGGCTACAAGGCCAACTTCCTGGTCCACGAGACGGGGCACTCGATGGGGTTCTCGGACTACTGCGGCCACACGTCGGTCGCGAACAACGGAGCGCTCTGCACGATGACCGTTGGGTGGCAGCCGGTCGACCGGAAGATGCTCCGCGACGTCGTCTACAAGAACTCGCCGGTCTTCGACTGACCGGCCGAGAAGAGAGAGGTGAATCGAAGTGGATCGATCGAAGGCTCGGAAGCTCGTCGCCGCCGGATGCGCGCTCGCCGTCGTCGGCGTCGCGATCGCTCTTGCGTCCCCGTCGATCGGCGATGCGCCGCCCGCGAGCGACACGCCGGGCTCGTGCGTCGACTTCGCGCGCGATGTGAACCCGAAAGAGGTCGCGGTCGACTCGGGCTACGACCCCGAGAAGGACCTGGTGTACGCGCACCAGGGGAGCAGGACGTACGTGCTCCGGCCGTCCGATCCCGCGTGCCGGACCTTGTCCGGACCGAGCGACGTGATCGAAGATGCGGTCCGGACCGACCAGGAGAACGTGGCGGTGATGTGCCGGCAGCTCTCGGAGGCGGTGGCGGACGGCAGGAGCGAGGTCGGCGGTCGCGCCTTCGACCGCGAGGCGGCGTCCCG
This window harbors:
- a CDS encoding FAD-binding oxidoreductase, coding for MPESLDALKTLLPDGAVSTDPEDLAAHAYDWWPLALLRFRRGETMTLPSAVVRPRSTEEVAAVLRWARETKTAVVPFGGGSGVSGGAEAVAGAIALDTRSMDRVLAVDRQALTVTAQTGIMGRALEEHLAGLGLTLGHFPQSIDISTLGGWISARSAGQKSARYGRLEDMILGLEVVLPGGRVVRTRPIPATAAGPDLARLFVGSEGTLGVVTEATLAIRPAPSVVTHGAYAFDSFAVGLDAVRRVAREELRPAVMRLYDETDVGIAFRDAADRPEGALLVLRFEGDDLADAEEQAIRKIVAGAGGRDLGPALAERWWEHRNDAVATFRQIMLNEMLGPVAAADTMEIAGLWPVDPLYASVRDALGAHADVVGCHASHVYPQGTCLYFTFVFVGSTDEGALEARYRAAWNAAAAAALGAGATVTHHHGVGLLKAEWLREELGEGFELLRAIKRTLDPEGLMNPGKLGL